The DNA window TTTGAAATGGGCTCTCCTACCTTCTTCACCGACAGGTCATGGTCCAAGTCGCTGCCCGAATCCTCTTCGCGCTCCTGCTGCTCCTGCAGGTCCTTCATCTTGATCAGCAGCTCCGCCTTGGGGGCCGACGTGCTGTAGTAGGTAGAATTGGTGGCCAGGGATACGGCCACAGGCACGCTGGGCTCCTCTTTCCTGGGTAAAGGCGTGGGTACGTCAATGAGCTGGGACTGTGCATCCAAACAGCCCCTCTGCCCCACTTCCTGGGTTGTGACAAATCAACGCTGGTGCTCACAAAAGGACACCAGCCAGGGAGATGAGACagccaaagggggaaaaataagTAGGTAACAAGGTTAAAACTAAAAACCATCAACCCTGCCAAATGGATACTCGTAAGTGTAGGAAACGTAGTTTTTAAAAACGGCAAAAGCTCAAATAAGCAGGAATGTCTAAAAATCTCTGCCACAGAGGTAAGAGCACAGATCACCTCTACCAGGAGCCTGGGTTGATGAGGACAAGGGCATGTGTGATGCCATCTACAAACACCaacccttctcccttcctcccagcaGCCCTGTTGGCGCCCTCCTGCCTGGGTTCACTTGGTCCAGCTGTTCCTCCTTGGCTGTGTGTCACACCCACTCCACCTTCCTACCCATGAATGATGCTGTGCTGGCAGAATGTATGTCAGCAGCAGGGAAGATGCCACCACGCATGCCTTTGTGGTCAAGTGGCTGAAGGAGATATGCTGAAAGTGCTACTTACAAAACCAATTAAAATACATTCGTTCAGGCAGGTGTaaattgtcataattttttttcctttctatttcaagagatggggtcttgctctgtcgccacactggagtgcagtggcaccatcatagctcactgtagcctccaactcctgggctcaagtgatcctcccacctcagcctctcgagaaggtgggactacaggtatctaccaccatgcctggctaattttttgtactttttgtagagacagggttttgccatgttgcccaggctNNNNNNNNNNNNNNNNNNNNNNNNNNNNNNNNNNNNNNNNNNNNNNNNNNNNNNNNNNNNNNNNNNNNNNNNNNNNNNNNNNNNNNNNNNNNNNNNNNNNNNNNNNNNNNNNNNNNNNNNNNNNNNNNNNNNNNNNNNNNNNNNNNNNNNNNNNNNNNNNNNNNNNNNNNNNNNNNNNNNNNNNNNNNNNNNNNNNNNNNNNNNNNNNNNNNNNNNNNNNNNNNNNNNNNNNNNNNNNNNNNNNNNNNNNNNNNNNNNNNNNNNNNNNNNNNNNNNNNNNNNNNNNNNNNNNNNNNNNNNNNNNNNNNNNNNNNNNNNNNNNNNNNNNNNNNNNNNNNNNNNNNNNNNNNNNNNNNNNNNNNNNNNNNNNNNNNNNNNNNNNNNNNNNNNNNNNNNNNNNAATttcaaatgaagttttaaaaatccatttcatAAAGAACCACATATATATTCAATCTAAGCCTTCATTCTCATGTTGGCACTAGGGACATGTGGGGGCTGGATGACTCTCTGTGGTGGGGGCCTCTTGTGCACCGTAGATGTTGAGCAGCGTCCCCGGGCTCCACCCACCCGATGCTCGGAGCACCCCTCCCCACAGTGATATTGTCAACTGTCCCCCAGGGTAGACAACGGCCCCCATTGAGAACAGCTGTCTTACGAGAAAGGAGACTTGTGGCCATCATCAGAAATCCGGCTGGCCTCAGGCCAaggcgtggtggcctgtagtGTGGATTTTCATGTCAGGGCCAAAGTCGTCATTCCCTGGGATGGGGCCGTGAACCCTCCATTCCTCTTTCAGGAGGCTCACAAAAAAGCCAAAAAGTGCTAAGTATCGAGGAGCCCTTACGAAAATCTGTCTTCCCCAAAAGCACACATGAAAACAGAGAGGCATGCCCCCTTTCCCTTTACAAGTTTAAGAGATGCCAGGCAGAGTCACGCCGAAGCTGGGAGGCCACGTCCACTCACCTCTCCTCTGTGCTTCTAGGAGAGGGGATTTTGGGAAGCAGCTTCCTCCGTTGCTGGGCTTCTTCCAGGAGGTGCTCGTCTTTGGGGAAGATGCCTTCCATCAAGTCCATGGTGGTTTTGATCTTCACACTGGGATCCAGGATGTCGGCCAGGGACTTATCCTTCCCCACAATCTCCCTGGCCAGCTCCTCCGACTTCAGGTCTTCCACAGTCTTCTCTTTGGCCTTCATGTAGCTGAGCCCCGGAGGGGAGGCGCAGCGGTCTTTCTCCGGGGGCTCCTGGGTGCCCAGGGGCTGGGGCTCAGCTGGCTGGGCCCTATGTGGGGCCTCGGGCTCAGCACCCTGACGCGTGTACAGGCAGAAGCGGGAGTAGAACTGCTCCGACGTGCTCAGCGTCTTGATCTGGTCTTTCTCCAGCCCGCGGGGCAGGGCGGGTGGCTCGGCAGGGCGCGCCAGGCTCTGGCGGCTCTCCTTCTCTGGCTGGCTCTCCGAGTGCACGATCTTGATGGGCACCATCTTCACCGTGGTGTTGTTGTCCATCACCCGCTCAATTCTGGAAGAAAAACAGTCTGCTGAAATCGCAAAGCATGCTCCAGCCACAGACCCTGATTGATgcatcccctgccctcccctccagATGGGAACCTGACTCGAAGGCACTAGCCAGCCACCCGATTTGAAGGAGCCTCCATGATCCCACATCCTGGATGAGACAGAGGCCTCAAGAAGCTCCCTCTGactcctgcctccgccttccaacCCCAGCATCCTTTCCATGCTCAAACTGCCAATGTCACCCCTGAGGCATCCCGAGGTGTCCTCCAGGGGTTTGTGGGGCGCTGTGAGGACTGTTTAATACCATTTGTCATTCCGCCGATGATAATGCAAACTTTTAACAAGCCCTGTTCGGTTAAACATTCTTTTGTAGGTGAAGCCTGCAGTGGATGGGCATTTTCCAGGATTCCCATCCGTCCTTAGGTTGCTGCAGGTCCGCGGGTTCCTGCGTACTTCTCAGGGCCTGGGGAGAGCTCCTCTCTGGAGTGGCTGTGCTTGGAGTCAGGCCAGAGCCCCCCAACATCCCACTCAGGAGAAGTTCCTTTGCCATGTGCAGGGCAGCCCACCCCATACTATCCTTGTACCCCCGTCCCCCTGTGCCTCAAGCTAGTGTTGCACAGATTTGCACACCACTGAGATACGATCTCGCAGTAAGCAGGGAGTCATCAGTTCTGTATTACTCCCAAAGGGCACAgatgtgcttttttaaaaaaaagtttcagccaggtgtggtgggtcacgcctgtaatcccagcactttgggaggccaaggtgggcagatcacttgtggtcaggagttcgagaccggcctggctaacgtggcgaaaccctgtctccactaaaaatacaaaaattggccgggtgtggttgtgtgcacctgtaatcccacctattcaggaggctgaagcacaagaaccacgtgaacctgggaggcagaagttgcagtgagctgagatcgcaccactgcactctagcctggacaacagagcaagactccatctcaaaaaaaaaaaaaaagtttctggatGAAAGGGACTAGAGAGGCAACTAAAGCACCCCTGGGAGACCGGGGGAGAGAGCACGGGGGGAACAGGCCCGGCAATGCCACAGTCCCTTGTCTGGGGCAGACCTGCACCTGCTGCTCTCAGCGGCACTGTGCTGGACCACGCTGACCAGGGCCATCTCAGCCAAGAGCTTTTCAAAGCACTGGAGAAGCAGCCCCATATGCTGGTGGTCAGGAGGGAAGCAAAAAGAAACAGGCCGAACTCCACAACCCCAAATTAGGATGTGTTTCTAATGAAGTCAACCCCAAACTGCCCCTACAACGTTACGCAAATGAATCAAATTTTCCACAGCACGAGGGCAGCCACGATGCTCTAAATTTAAtgctcttttttccctctttcactGGTGACTGGGAATGCAGGAGGGCTCGTTCCCTATCAAGGGAGTGGTGCTCAGGCTGAGATGAACTAACTGTatattttcctccctctctccagtAGGGTCCATTAACATCTGATGTGTTTTACCTAGGGACTGACAGACACCTCACAACTGCTTCCTCATGAAGAAAATTTACAAAGTCTAACTGTGGAAAATACCGTTTAGATAGGTCAGACTTATAAAGGAAAAccctggctaggcacagtggctcatacctggaatcccagcactgtgggaggctgaggtgggaggactgcttgagcccaggagtctgacaccagcctgggtaacacagtgagagccCCCACctctctgttaaaaaataataaaaggaggaAAACCCAGCCACCTTATGCAAGCAGCAGCAAACACAGAACCCTCTGCACTCCCTTCATCCCCCCCATAGAAGCTCTGCTTGCCTATTACTGACTTTCACATCAGCCTGTATTGGTATCCTCCCCGTTTTGTGCAGAAATTTGATGTGcacaatagaaaaaattaaacaacataaacAAATCTCCCTTCACAGGTTTTAAAGTATTgggaaagaggctgggcgcagtgactcgcccctgtaatcctagcactttgggaggccaaggcaggcagatcacctgaggtcaggagtttgagaccagcctggccaacatggtgaaaccccgtctctaccaaaaatataaaaattagcctggcttggtggcatgtgcctgtaatcccagctactcgggaggctgaggcaggagaatcacttgaacccaggagtcaagatcgcaccactgaactccagcctgggcgacagggaataataataataataatataaaataaaataccgggaaagaaaaaaaccaaatctCCTATCTCCCACGGGTTCACATACACTTTCCAAAACAAAGCATCTGTTCCTgatcatttttttaataaaaatggtcTCTCTTCTTAAAAACGCTCTTGACTTCCACATTAGAACAGTTTCACAAGCCTTGACTTCAAAATAAGGACAGAACACAGTGGATCGGACCTTCCAGCAACCACCCTCATCAACTCACAAATTTCTCCTGTTAATGAGCCGTGCAGTCTATGAGATCTTACTAGAGCAGTGAAAGGAGTAAGACACTTTCCCTTCAGAACCTTACACTGTTACCAATTTCACCTAAAGGTCGCATGCTTACGTTCAAATCAATTCCAATCACAAATATTGACTGCattaaagcaacaacaacaacaacaacaaaacagaccTCTACCCTGCAGATGCCTGTGGGTGATGCAAATATAAATGCATCTGGCTTGGAAGAAGGGGAAGACGGACCACCTATTCACATCTACCCCTGTTCCCTGCAGGAAAGAGCAGCCCCCCAGTGAGATAAAAATCCAACCACCACTGAAGCTTCACTTTCTGTCCACGCAGTTATTCCCCAGGACTGACTTTAAGTCCAATGCCTTGAGCTAAAGCAAGGTGCCCAGGTGTCTCCCCAGAAAGACCCACTGAGAACCTGTGTCCCACGGAAGGAGCCTTGTGGGGAGGGAACACTGTCGCAGGACAGTACCTGGTTGAATCCTCATCCTGGATGAGCAGGGGAGGTTTGTCTGTCAGCTTCTGGGGGGCGAACTGGGGCGAGGGGGAGCGCGAGGTCTCCATGGTGGCCGTCTGCAGGCGCAGGTGCTGCTGCTTGGGAGGGAGCGGTGCTTCTGGCAGAGGAAGGGATGTGTCCCCACTCACATGCTGGCTTCCACGCTCACGGGCAGCGGCCTTCGGGGTGTCCTGGGGCTGGGCACTGCTGAACACAGAGGGGCTGTGGGAGAGGGACAGACGGGCCACACACACATCCAGGGACGCAGGGGACGGTGTTGGGAAGGGCCTGCCAAGGACGGCCAGGGGTGCGTCGGCAGGCGCGCTGTCTGTGGCCCTGTATCTCCTGGGCTCGCGCTTGGGTGGTGGTGGCCTCTGTAGGGCTGGCCTCTTGGTGAGCAGGGCTGAGCTCACTGGCCACGAGTCTTGTCCTCGAGCATGCAGGGGTGACCCAGGGCTGTGGGCTCGGGGTCCCAAGTCTGCTGGGATGCTCTCCTCCGAGTATCTATAATCTCGAGGTAGGGTTCCTGCTCGGCCCCGGCCCTCCTGGGGCAGCTCTGGGGCTCCCTGGGAGGGAGATGGCTCAGACAATGCGGGTGGCTTCGGTGCGTTCTGACTCGGTGGGTGCTGCTGTGATCCTAGGCTGCCTTCCCGACACTGGACATCTGCTTGTCTAGAGGAAGAACAAGTACAAATCAATCAACAATTCCAGTAACACCTTCCCACCACAAGGGACTGGACCTGGATCTTCACAATCCCCTGAAGCCACTTTCAGCAGTTAATCCATATGCACTTTCCCACACCTGTCGCCACCGCAACTCCTCATGCAAGGTGGCGAGTCGTGACACACCTCGAACAACATGAGGCTGTCGACTGGCATGTCCCAAAAGGGAACATGAAGCATTCAAGACACAGGtgcacacatcacacacagacacacatgcacacacaaattgcatttgtttttgcaggaacaaatgaacaaaaatttcagaaacaaCATGAATGTTTGTGGAAATGCTCACATAAGGCTAGATTCAGAAATATTTACTTCAAGTCACAGTATTTTTATGTGGCTTATGGAAAATTGCCATATACAAAGGGGTAAACCTTTCTAAGATGAGCTGCAAATCACTTATTTAATAAAACCTTGAAAATCAGTACTGCATTATGAAAGTTAAGACCAACAAAGGTTCTTTGTAAGAGTTgcggtctcgctctgttgtccaggctggagtacagtggcgtgatcatagcatgctgcagccttgaactcctggactcaagcaatcctaccattTCAGCTTtacaagtagctgagactataggtgcc is part of the Piliocolobus tephrosceles isolate RC106 chromosome Y, ASM277652v3, whole genome shotgun sequence genome and encodes:
- the SHROOM2 gene encoding protein Shroom2, producing METSRSPSPQFAPQKLTDKPPLLIQDEDSTRIERVMDNNTTVKMVPIKIVHSESQPEKESRQSLARPAEPPALPRGLEKDQIKTLSTSEQFYSRFCLYTRQGAEPEAPHRAQPAEPQPLGTQEPPEKDRCASPPGLSYMKAKEKTVEDLKSEELAREIVGKDKSLADILDPSVKIKTTMDLMEGIFPKDEHLLEEAQQRRKLLPKIPSPRSTEERKEEPSVPVAVSLATNSTYYSTSAPKAELLIKMKDLQEQQEREEDSGSDLDHDLSVKKELIESISRKLQVLREARESLLEDVQANTVLGAEVEAIVKGVCKPSEFDKFRMFIGDLDKVVNLLLSLSGRLARVENALNNLDDSASPGDRQSLLEKQRVLIQQHEDAKELKENLDRRERIVFDILANYLSEESLADYEHFVKMKSALIIEQRELEDKIHLGEEQLKCLFDSLQPERGK